The Oryza glaberrima chromosome 9, OglaRS2, whole genome shotgun sequence genome includes a window with the following:
- the LOC127785213 gene encoding BAG family molecular chaperone regulator 1-like: MMRAKAKGTFPPAAAAMKESSAPPPPAAAAAAAAAAREDEWEVRPGGMLVQKRSPDGDAPAAPVPTIRVKVKFNGVYHEIYINSQASFGELKKQLSAPTGLHPEDQKIVYKDKERDSKAFLDMAGVKDRSKMVLLEDPTAQAKRLLEQRRTDKAERAAKSISRISLDVDKLATKVTALEAIVGKGGRVVDADVVTLTEALMNELVKLDAIAAEGEVKVQRRMQEKRVQKYVESLDAIRAKNAASHNKASGNGHAKPRAPHLPPRSPPVSQRRQFQAPPPAAPTTTKTAAAPAPPPTASWESFDLLSSMPSTSSSTVTTTMAAATTTTTTSPIPRFDWELF, encoded by the exons ATGATGCGCGCCAAGGCGAAAGGTACAttcccaccggcggcggcggcgatgaaggAGAGctctgctcctccgccgcctgctgctgctgctgcggcggcggcggcggcgagggaggatgaGTGGGAGGTGCGGCCAGGTGGGATGCTGGTGCAGAAGAGGAGCCCGGACGGCGACGCCCCGGCCGCGCCCGTGCCCACCATCCGCGTCAAGGTCAAGTTCAACGGCGTCTACCACGAGATCTACATCAACTCGCAGGCGTCCTTCG GTGAGCTGAAGAAGCAGCTGTCGGCGCCGACGGGGTTGCACCCGGAGGACCAGAAGATCGTTTACAAGGACAAGGAGAGGGACTCCAAGGCGTTCCTCGACATGGCCGGCGTCAAGGACCGCTCCAAGATGGTGCTCCTCGAGGACCCAACGGCGCAGGCCAAGCGCCTCCTCGAGCAACGCCGCACCGACAAGGCCGAGCGCGCCGCCAAGTCCATCTCCCGCATCAGCCTCGACGTCGACAAGCTCGCCACCAAG GTGACGGCTCTGGAGGCCATCGTCGGCAAGGGCGGGAGGGTGGTCGACGCCGACGTGGTCACGCTCACGGAGGCGCTGATGAACGAGCTGGTCAAGCtggacgccatcgccgccgagggCGAGGTCAAGGTGCAGAGGCGAATGCAG GAGAAGCGGGTGCAGAAGTACGTGGAGTCGCTGGACGCCATCCGCGCCAAGAACGCGGCGTCGCACAACAAGGCCAGCGGCAACGGCCACGCCAAGCCCCGGGCGCCACACCTcccgccgcggtcgccgccggtgtcgcagcggcggcagttccaggcgccgccgcccgccgcgccaaCGACAACgaagaccgccgccgcgccggcgccgccgcccacggcgaGCTGGGAGTCGTTCGACCTGCTGTCCTCGATGCCGTCCACGTCGTCGTCCACCGTGACgaccaccatggccgccgcgacgaccaccaccaccacctcgccgatCCCGCGGTTCGATTGGGAGCTCTTCTAG